In Bacillota bacterium, one DNA window encodes the following:
- a CDS encoding SPOR domain-containing protein, translating into MRYSTANSGHSDVWQRVMFVLLGAACVVLCYFIGAYWLGPWLQRMSEKQPSETPTPEPSGAVVAGTPEAPSVAAPFSPVSPKLEGIQIRERDVRTLPDTVRVIPSSGGVAPDEDTPTEEPQPSTTLEEQPSAPAPPANLWTPPPTPSPSSQSRPGASEDFSGGVQVPQTLDGEPVPAGGVSSAPAPTDVLYRVRMPSAFENRDEADAAMRAVLDKGLPAAVVTDTVGGRKVFRVQLGVYRNRSGAEKLAEQARRLGVRAEVSAPSP; encoded by the coding sequence ATGCGTTACTCCACCGCGAACAGCGGACATTCGGACGTGTGGCAGCGTGTCATGTTCGTGTTGCTGGGGGCTGCGTGTGTGGTGCTGTGCTATTTCATCGGCGCATACTGGTTGGGACCGTGGCTCCAGCGCATGAGCGAGAAACAGCCGTCGGAAACGCCGACACCGGAGCCTTCGGGGGCTGTCGTTGCCGGTACGCCTGAGGCACCCTCGGTCGCTGCGCCGTTCTCTCCCGTTTCACCAAAGCTGGAAGGAATACAAATTCGGGAGCGCGATGTCCGTACCCTTCCCGACACCGTGCGGGTGATACCGTCCTCAGGCGGTGTCGCACCAGATGAGGATACTCCCACGGAGGAACCCCAGCCATCCACCACTCTGGAAGAACAGCCCTCTGCACCCGCGCCACCGGCGAATCTGTGGACGCCCCCTCCCACACCGTCACCGTCATCCCAATCCCGCCCGGGCGCGTCGGAAGATTTTTCAGGCGGTGTGCAGGTACCCCAGACACTGGATGGTGAACCCGTACCGGCAGGTGGCGTTTCCAGTGCGCCTGCACCCACGGACGTTCTGTATCGGGTGCGAATGCCGAGTGCCTTCGAGAACCGTGACGAAGCCGACGCGGCGATGCGCGCCGTTTTGGACAAAGGTCTGCCCGCGGCGGTGGTCACCGACACGGTGGGCGGACGCAAGGTGTTTCGGGTGCAGCTGGGCGTTTACCGCAACAGGTCCGGCGCAGAGAAACTGGCGGAACAGGCACGCCGTCTGGGGGTCAGGGCGGAGGTCAGTGCGCCTTCACCATGA
- a CDS encoding rhomboid family intramembrane serine protease, whose amino-acid sequence MICPRCQEPLMRYQSYAGLVWQCARCGGRAVALSVLRKAVEERTVRTLWVAATQGRVRSSLLCPSCRKPMSEASVGVNLPVTVDVCELCQFVWTDAGELEQMPAAPPPVKPPEPDLPPEAKEALAMAKVEALSKRTQRYGIEEDMPDNLLQAALLVLGLPVEEDNFLQRQPYMTWITAFTIAVISILAFFHMERALNTLALIPSEWWRYGGITLFTSFFVHGSIWHLLSNLYFLLVFGDNVEDRVGHGRFVLLLVLATLAGNILHIAFDPRPDVPCIGASGGISGVIMFYALAFPNARLYLMWRWWWYFRVFSLPAWGLALMWLLLQLLGVMEQISGFGGVSALAHLGGALAGSACWLLWRRAQQEL is encoded by the coding sequence ATGATATGCCCTCGTTGCCAGGAACCGTTAATGCGCTACCAGTCTTATGCGGGGCTGGTGTGGCAGTGCGCTCGCTGTGGGGGACGGGCGGTTGCGCTGTCTGTGCTGCGCAAGGCGGTAGAAGAGCGCACGGTGCGCACACTGTGGGTGGCTGCGACGCAGGGGCGTGTCAGGTCGTCGTTGCTCTGTCCATCGTGCCGCAAGCCGATGAGTGAGGCATCGGTGGGAGTAAACCTGCCGGTGACGGTAGATGTATGCGAATTGTGTCAGTTTGTCTGGACGGATGCGGGTGAGCTGGAGCAGATGCCTGCTGCTCCGCCTCCCGTGAAGCCTCCGGAGCCAGACCTGCCTCCCGAAGCGAAGGAGGCTCTGGCAATGGCAAAGGTGGAAGCGCTGAGCAAGCGCACGCAGCGATACGGCATCGAAGAGGACATGCCTGACAACCTCTTGCAGGCGGCATTGTTAGTGCTGGGCTTGCCGGTGGAAGAGGATAACTTCCTGCAACGCCAGCCATACATGACATGGATTACCGCCTTCACGATTGCTGTCATCAGCATCCTTGCCTTTTTCCACATGGAGCGCGCGCTGAACACACTCGCCCTGATTCCGTCGGAGTGGTGGCGGTACGGCGGTATCACGCTATTCACCAGCTTTTTTGTGCACGGTTCCATCTGGCACCTGTTGAGTAACCTCTACTTTCTGCTGGTATTTGGAGACAACGTGGAGGACCGTGTGGGGCACGGGCGCTTCGTGCTGCTGCTGGTACTGGCGACGCTGGCGGGGAATATACTGCACATCGCGTTTGACCCACGTCCCGACGTTCCCTGTATTGGCGCGAGCGGCGGCATTTCGGGGGTCATTATGTTCTATGCGCTGGCGTTCCCGAACGCACGGCTTTACCTGATGTGGCGTTGGTGGTGGTACTTTCGTGTGTTCAGTCTGCCGGCGTGGGGGCTTGCCCTGATGTGGCTGTTGCTTCAGCTGCTGGGTGTGATGGAACAGATATCCGGCTTCGGCGGGGTTTCTGCGCTGGCGCATCTGGGCGGTGCGTTGGCGGGCTCTGCTTGCTGGCTACTGTGGCGGCGCGCGCAGCAGGAACTTTAG
- a CDS encoding Ig-like domain-containing protein, with protein sequence MNVRTGILSLLLIVWSGVAFGAAPLYSIKLSASPSILLSDGKSVALVSAEVRDAKGNLVPDGTQVQFSASLGILRDTVVATSAGIARTQITSSSLPGVATITAALPGASAFEEIRITFTDDPEMLRQRANTYLFNSPQYLAYSADWQCIEAVSPEQKAEIVVGALRLQARSYQYRLDEDLVIAEGAVLSRGKRSLSAERLRYYPRRDEGQAVIVTEDGQIREVAFRGPFWEQEPVAVSRPDAYTYTDLSTSELLFVADSAVLLLGERIQFRHAKMYVAGQKLITLPMYDLNFRTGEALGQQIIGVNSGGLTIDLPFYYVVSPEAVGALRLRHAQRVGRAVYAIRPGWSLDLEHSYSRPGVMEGAFALTSLARGDWGIRWSHAHWFSQNASTHLYVDVPAHRNLYVNSGLSYGFGQGRIGLNLSGGQSLAGTRYRDLRSDLYVESNPMKLGSLLKMTVSTTFSSRVTEFSEQRVRTDGAGLRSRLYTTPLRLAGFTMNSSVTASYLWGNSQTTGSSLMATVSASRALWDGALLSLTYDYTHDRLVRATGYGRQRLSGMFAWSAGQRFNASLVGTRVLDSDSLTLFADASYRLSSLWRLGANFSFNRFQGARYNDLEISIGYRIGIRELLLTWSSLTHRWQVDLIAAGF encoded by the coding sequence GTGAATGTGCGCACGGGTATCCTCTCACTGCTTCTGATTGTTTGGAGCGGCGTTGCGTTTGGCGCGGCGCCGCTTTATAGCATTAAACTGTCCGCATCTCCCTCTATCCTGCTGTCGGATGGTAAATCTGTAGCGCTGGTGAGCGCGGAAGTACGCGACGCGAAGGGCAATCTGGTTCCCGATGGCACCCAGGTGCAGTTCAGCGCGTCTCTGGGGATATTGCGTGACACGGTCGTTGCCACCAGCGCAGGCATTGCCCGAACGCAGATTACCAGCTCGAGCTTACCGGGCGTTGCGACCATCACGGCGGCACTGCCCGGTGCGTCTGCCTTCGAAGAGATTCGCATCACCTTTACCGATGACCCCGAAATGCTGAGGCAACGAGCCAATACCTATCTGTTCAACTCTCCACAGTATCTGGCATACAGTGCGGACTGGCAGTGCATCGAGGCGGTTTCTCCCGAACAGAAGGCGGAAATCGTTGTGGGTGCTTTGCGCCTGCAAGCACGCAGCTATCAGTACAGACTGGATGAGGACCTGGTGATTGCAGAGGGAGCTGTGCTGTCACGGGGGAAGAGAAGCCTTTCGGCAGAAAGATTGCGCTATTATCCACGCCGCGATGAAGGGCAAGCGGTCATCGTGACGGAGGACGGACAGATACGGGAGGTGGCGTTCCGGGGACCTTTCTGGGAACAGGAGCCAGTTGCTGTCAGCAGACCCGATGCCTACACCTACACGGACCTCTCCACCAGCGAGCTGCTGTTTGTGGCAGATAGCGCGGTTCTGCTCCTAGGGGAGCGTATCCAGTTCCGCCATGCAAAGATGTATGTCGCCGGGCAGAAGCTAATAACCCTGCCCATGTACGACCTTAATTTCCGGACGGGAGAGGCACTGGGACAACAGATTATCGGTGTCAACTCAGGGGGGCTGACCATCGACCTGCCCTTCTATTACGTCGTGTCCCCGGAAGCGGTGGGTGCTTTGCGCCTGCGACACGCCCAGAGGGTGGGGCGCGCGGTGTATGCGATACGCCCGGGCTGGTCGCTGGATTTGGAGCATAGCTACAGCCGTCCGGGCGTCATGGAAGGGGCATTTGCGCTTACCAGCCTGGCACGCGGAGATTGGGGCATTCGCTGGAGCCATGCGCACTGGTTCAGCCAGAACGCCAGCACGCATCTGTACGTGGATGTGCCGGCGCATCGGAATCTGTATGTCAACAGCGGGTTGTCCTATGGCTTCGGGCAGGGACGCATTGGGCTGAACCTTTCGGGTGGGCAGAGCCTGGCAGGTACACGCTACCGTGACCTGCGCAGTGACCTCTACGTGGAAAGCAACCCGATGAAGCTGGGCAGCCTGCTGAAAATGACTGTTTCCACCACGTTCAGCAGCCGGGTGACCGAGTTTTCGGAGCAGCGCGTGCGTACCGATGGCGCCGGTTTGCGCTCACGACTCTATACCACTCCTCTGCGACTTGCAGGCTTCACCATGAACTCTTCGGTAACAGCCAGCTACCTTTGGGGCAATAGCCAGACCACTGGTTCCAGCCTGATGGCAACCGTCTCCGCCAGCAGGGCATTGTGGGACGGTGCGCTGCTGAGCCTGACGTATGACTACACACACGACCGTCTCGTGCGGGCAACTGGTTACGGCAGGCAGCGCCTCAGCGGGATGTTCGCCTGGTCTGCAGGACAGCGGTTCAACGCCTCGCTGGTGGGCACGCGCGTTCTGGACAGTGACTCCTTGACCCTCTTCGCCGATGCATCCTACCGTTTGAGTTCGTTGTGGCGGTTGGGTGCGAATTTCAGCTTCAATCGCTTTCAAGGCGCACGCTATAATGACCTCGAGATCTCTATCGGATACCGTATCGGCATCCGCGAACTATTGCTCACCTGGTCCAGCCTGACCCATCGGTGGCAGGTAGACCTGATTGCTGCGGGTTTTTAG
- the tilS gene encoding tRNA lysidine(34) synthetase TilS, with product MKTGDDMELLPLVEDTLRTRSLLQPGQKVLVAFSGGADSTALLHLFSRLRESWSLEIAAAHLNHALRGEQSDADESHCRQVCSAWHVPFFSRKVEVAQEAKRQRLSIEVAARQVRYAFLEEVADAIEADVIALGHTRDDQVETVLLNLTRGTGTAGLAGMPIRRGRFIRPLLPVSRSQVRAYCALHGLSFVEDASNMDTRYSRNRIRHQVLPELRLINPRADEAIERLALVMRDEEDWWRTYLQALEPQFTLCRTQDEWQLSLEWLTRQPEAIQRRVIRYAVQNLSPEGGEAEFEQVERLREAIRTGRRAGITVHGGRLHASVGQRALRVWGKHESAPPAYEIVVQIPGETPVPEAGVTLFAEYSPLPDAQSWRQDNWEVWCDTSRICGQVRVRNWRRGDRVQPLGLSGHRKLSDIFIDRKVPLSLRQRIPVVCDAEGIIWIVGICLAHRVRCTSETRQALHLWVQPQGGW from the coding sequence GTGAAGACCGGAGACGACATGGAACTGCTTCCCTTAGTGGAGGATACCTTGCGCACACGCTCCCTGCTGCAGCCGGGACAGAAAGTACTGGTTGCCTTTTCGGGAGGAGCCGACTCCACCGCGTTACTGCATCTTTTTTCACGTTTGCGCGAGAGCTGGTCGCTGGAGATTGCCGCAGCACACCTGAACCACGCCCTGCGAGGGGAGCAAAGCGACGCCGATGAAAGCCATTGTCGACAGGTATGCTCCGCGTGGCATGTGCCTTTCTTCTCCCGCAAGGTGGAAGTGGCACAAGAAGCAAAGCGACAGCGTCTCAGCATCGAGGTGGCGGCTCGCCAGGTGCGCTATGCCTTTCTGGAGGAAGTTGCAGATGCCATTGAGGCGGATGTGATAGCCCTGGGACACACGCGGGATGACCAGGTGGAAACCGTCTTGCTGAACCTGACACGCGGGACTGGGACAGCCGGTCTGGCTGGGATGCCTATCCGTCGGGGCAGGTTTATCCGTCCTCTGTTGCCTGTCAGTCGTTCGCAGGTGCGGGCGTACTGTGCGCTGCACGGGTTATCTTTTGTGGAAGACGCCTCGAACATGGACACCCGCTATAGCCGCAACCGTATCCGCCACCAGGTGTTGCCGGAACTGCGCCTGATTAACCCACGGGCGGACGAGGCGATCGAGCGATTGGCACTGGTGATGCGGGATGAGGAGGACTGGTGGCGAACCTACCTGCAGGCTCTGGAACCACAGTTCACGTTGTGCCGAACGCAGGACGAGTGGCAGTTGTCCCTCGAGTGGCTGACCCGGCAGCCTGAGGCGATTCAGAGGCGGGTGATTCGATACGCCGTGCAGAACCTTTCTCCTGAAGGCGGGGAAGCGGAGTTCGAGCAGGTGGAGCGTTTGCGAGAGGCGATTCGCACCGGCAGGCGTGCAGGCATAACCGTGCACGGTGGGCGATTGCATGCCTCTGTTGGGCAGCGTGCGCTGAGGGTTTGGGGGAAACATGAATCTGCGCCGCCGGCGTATGAAATAGTGGTGCAGATACCCGGTGAGACACCTGTTCCCGAGGCGGGCGTTACCCTGTTCGCCGAATATTCACCGTTACCGGATGCCCAGTCATGGCGTCAAGATAACTGGGAAGTGTGGTGTGATACCTCGCGCATCTGCGGGCAGGTGAGAGTCCGGAACTGGCGGCGAGGTGACAGGGTTCAGCCTCTGGGGCTGTCGGGACATCGAAAACTTTCCGATATCTTTATTGACAGGAAAGTGCCTCTTTCTCTGCGCCAGAGAATACCCGTCGTTTGCGACGCAGAGGGTATAATCTGGATAGTGGGAATATGCCTGGCGCACCGGGTGCGCTGCACATCCGAAACGAGGCAAGCACTCCATCTGTGGGTGCAGCCTCAAGGTGGGTGGTAA
- a CDS encoding NTP transferase domain-containing protein, protein MSSPTVTAVVLAGGKSKPDLLAATGVSNRALLQVEGETLLARVVRALQESGVTSQVIIVGDVGAPEGCPVLPDTGDFVENVLQAAASVAAEQYILYATADTPFLTPESVADFVARGVQSGADMCYPIIPLELCRQRFPNMPRTALSLREGTFTGGNLLLIRAGTVRRQAGLLRRAFAARKSVWAMAQILGAGIILRAVLARLISPNLLSIAHIKSRVQHLMGATAQEIVTEYAEIGVDIDRLEHVQTLRESGYRVGSA, encoded by the coding sequence GTGAGCTCCCCCACAGTCACTGCGGTTGTGCTGGCGGGTGGTAAAAGCAAGCCTGACCTGCTCGCCGCCACGGGCGTGTCCAACCGTGCTCTGCTGCAGGTGGAAGGGGAAACCCTGCTCGCGCGGGTGGTGCGTGCTCTGCAGGAGAGTGGGGTAACGTCGCAGGTTATCATTGTGGGTGATGTGGGGGCTCCGGAAGGTTGCCCTGTCCTGCCCGATACCGGCGATTTCGTCGAGAACGTGCTGCAGGCGGCTGCTTCCGTCGCTGCGGAGCAATACATCCTGTATGCCACCGCCGATACTCCCTTCCTGACCCCTGAATCGGTGGCGGACTTCGTGGCTCGCGGCGTGCAATCGGGGGCGGATATGTGTTATCCCATAATCCCACTGGAGCTGTGCCGCCAGAGGTTCCCGAACATGCCCCGCACCGCACTGAGCCTGCGCGAGGGCACTTTCACCGGTGGCAATTTGCTGCTTATCCGGGCGGGCACAGTTCGCAGGCAGGCAGGTCTACTGCGCCGCGCATTCGCTGCGCGTAAGTCGGTATGGGCGATGGCGCAGATACTGGGTGCGGGTATCATCCTCCGTGCGGTGCTGGCAAGGCTGATTTCGCCAAACCTGCTTTCCATTGCACACATCAAAAGCCGCGTCCAGCATCTCATGGGTGCTACCGCTCAGGAAATCGTCACCGAATATGCCGAGATCGGCGTGGATATCGACAGGCTGGAGCATGTGCAGACCCTGCGGGAATCGGGGTACCGCGTGGGCAGCGCGTGA
- a CDS encoding aldo/keto reductase family protein, whose amino-acid sequence MQYRKLGKWGVKVSEVSLGSWLTFGHATDEESAAQCIYRAYELGINLFDTANVYAAGRAEEVMGKALKAFRRDSYVLATKVYFPMGDGPNDRGLSRKHIFEQCHASLKRLGTDYIDLYQCHRYDVHTPLEETVRAMGDLIRQGKILYWGVSEWSASQILDAIHLCRQMNIDPPVSNQPHYNMLGREIEKEVLPMCERVGMGNIVYSPLAQGVLTGKYQPGSPPPPDTRAADESSNMFMRWLMSDEVLTKVQKLRPIAERNGLSMAQLALAWCLRQPMVSSVIIGARKVSQIEDNVKASGVQLSPEDLRDIDMALGFAQPEG is encoded by the coding sequence ATGCAGTACCGCAAGCTGGGAAAATGGGGTGTGAAGGTCAGCGAAGTCAGTCTGGGCTCGTGGCTGACCTTCGGGCACGCGACCGATGAGGAATCCGCAGCGCAGTGTATCTACCGGGCGTACGAGCTGGGGATTAATCTCTTCGACACCGCCAACGTCTATGCGGCGGGGCGGGCAGAAGAGGTGATGGGCAAGGCGTTAAAGGCGTTCCGTCGCGATTCCTACGTGCTGGCGACCAAAGTGTACTTCCCGATGGGCGACGGGCCAAACGACCGCGGGCTATCGCGCAAACACATTTTCGAGCAGTGCCATGCCAGCCTGAAGCGGTTGGGCACGGACTATATCGACCTGTATCAGTGCCACCGTTACGATGTCCACACACCGCTGGAGGAGACGGTGCGCGCCATGGGCGACCTCATCCGCCAGGGCAAAATCCTCTACTGGGGTGTCAGCGAGTGGTCGGCATCGCAGATACTGGATGCCATTCACCTGTGCCGGCAGATGAACATCGACCCGCCTGTATCCAATCAGCCCCACTACAACATGCTGGGGCGGGAGATTGAGAAAGAAGTGTTGCCAATGTGCGAGCGTGTGGGTATGGGCAACATCGTTTACTCGCCGCTGGCGCAGGGAGTGTTGACGGGCAAGTATCAGCCGGGCTCACCGCCGCCGCCCGACACGCGCGCCGCAGACGAAAGTTCCAACATGTTCATGCGCTGGCTGATGAGCGATGAGGTATTAACCAAGGTGCAGAAACTGCGTCCGATTGCGGAGCGTAATGGATTGAGCATGGCGCAGCTCGCGCTGGCATGGTGTCTGCGTCAGCCGATGGTGTCCAGCGTGATTATCGGGGCGCGCAAGGTCTCGCAGATAGAGGACAATGTCAAGGCTTCAGGGGTGCAGCTGTCGCCCGAAGACCTGCGCGACATCGATATGGCGCTGGGCTTCGCACAGCCGGAGGGGTAA
- a CDS encoding penicillin-binding protein activator LpoB, with protein sequence MNPFRRASVRMWTARAVVCAMLSPILFSPAVAVAAQDKPLPPTVVVLPFAPSMEMSGTVPATLGASLTRAVTSSLRSTGKFDVVQFTAANPSIARAVEEQRLRTAQVTPPFEDPEVAVLVAREMGTQYALAGVIEDYTYDAGARKTSLTVSVQWLEVKSGRALKTVAISAEATGTATSTQDEVNAKVVSEAVNRVLQELAIGEVSVVQPSQVPAKKPTVKRGSTVGWVVLGLGLIAALASGARGGGGGMDMPPPPPQ encoded by the coding sequence ATGAATCCTTTCCGACGGGCATCCGTGCGGATGTGGACGGCGCGAGCAGTCGTATGTGCGATGCTATCGCCGATTCTGTTCAGCCCTGCAGTGGCAGTGGCTGCGCAGGATAAACCCCTACCACCCACGGTGGTGGTGCTGCCTTTCGCGCCATCTATGGAGATGAGCGGAACCGTACCCGCGACGCTCGGCGCCAGCCTGACCCGCGCGGTGACGTCGAGCCTCAGAAGCACCGGCAAGTTCGACGTGGTACAGTTCACTGCTGCCAATCCCTCCATTGCCCGCGCAGTGGAAGAGCAGCGGCTGCGCACGGCGCAGGTCACACCGCCCTTTGAAGACCCGGAAGTGGCAGTGCTGGTGGCACGTGAGATGGGCACGCAGTACGCGCTCGCTGGTGTCATAGAGGATTACACCTATGACGCGGGCGCGCGCAAGACTTCGTTGACGGTGTCGGTGCAATGGCTGGAAGTGAAAAGCGGGCGGGCTCTGAAAACGGTAGCCATCTCCGCCGAGGCGACTGGAACCGCTACCAGCACGCAAGATGAAGTGAACGCCAAAGTGGTCTCTGAGGCAGTCAATCGCGTGCTTCAGGAACTCGCCATTGGCGAGGTCAGCGTAGTGCAGCCCTCTCAGGTTCCGGCGAAGAAGCCGACCGTGAAGCGCGGTTCCACCGTGGGTTGGGTAGTGCTGGGGCTTGGCTTGATTGCAGCCCTTGCATCCGGTGCGCGTGGTGGCGGTGGCGGCATGGATATGCCTCCTCCACCTCCGCAGTAG
- a CDS encoding sugar phosphate isomerase/epimerase produces the protein MKLSVITDEISQDLEHAVRVMQEYGVTGVELRGLWNVNIADIDDATARRAKKLLDANGIKVSSIASPFYKCDLFEESTEAKGPMHLATPRDLSEQIDMLQRCIDLAHFFETPIIRVFSFWKRGELTPEIEKRIADSYAEPVKIAEQEGIILALENEHSCYLGTGAEVARVARAIDSPHLGICWDPGNALCAGETPYPDGYEAVRDLVAHVHVKDGVLEDGKVRFVVVGEGAIDYAGQFGALRRDGYTGWISLETHARIDGDAERASRLCLQALRQWMEE, from the coding sequence ATGAAACTCTCTGTCATTACCGATGAGATATCGCAGGATCTGGAGCACGCTGTTCGGGTGATGCAGGAGTACGGCGTTACCGGCGTGGAGCTGCGCGGGCTGTGGAACGTGAACATCGCCGACATCGACGACGCCACTGCCCGGCGTGCGAAGAAGCTGCTGGACGCCAACGGAATCAAAGTGTCCAGTATCGCCTCGCCTTTCTACAAGTGTGACCTGTTTGAGGAAAGCACTGAGGCGAAAGGTCCCATGCATCTCGCGACGCCGCGCGATCTCAGCGAACAAATAGATATGCTGCAGCGTTGTATCGATCTGGCGCACTTCTTCGAGACGCCGATTATCCGCGTCTTCTCGTTCTGGAAACGCGGCGAGTTGACACCGGAGATCGAGAAGCGCATTGCCGACTCCTATGCCGAGCCGGTAAAGATAGCGGAGCAAGAGGGGATTATCCTCGCCCTCGAAAATGAGCACTCCTGCTATCTGGGGACAGGCGCGGAAGTGGCGCGAGTGGCACGGGCCATCGATTCGCCACACCTGGGTATCTGCTGGGACCCGGGCAACGCCCTGTGCGCCGGTGAGACGCCCTATCCTGATGGCTACGAAGCGGTGCGCGACCTGGTAGCACATGTACACGTCAAAGACGGCGTACTGGAAGACGGCAAGGTGCGCTTCGTGGTGGTCGGTGAGGGGGCTATCGACTACGCCGGTCAGTTCGGTGCGCTGCGCCGCGATGGTTACACAGGCTGGATTTCTCTGGAGACTCACGCGCGCATAGACGGTGATGCAGAGCGCGCCTCACGCCTGTGCCTGCAGGCGCTCAGACAATGGATGGAGGAGTAG
- the ftsH gene encoding ATP-dependent zinc metalloprotease FtsH, with the protein MNRSLRNVLVFVFLGLAFYLVVRGGPFRPFDAPQEVKYKRLLDLLEEDRVLQGEFDKDTFQFQTDDGARYYVVLPDTPESRTDLHRKLEQKRVNFTFRKSVFSDALQGLLPMVLPLVLVVFFWFLILRQMQAGSNQALSFGRSRAKRASENVPKVTFDDVAGIEEAKEELQEIVEFLKNPKKFQALGAKIPKGVLLLGPPGCGKTLLARAIAGEAGVPFFHISGSDFVEMFVGVGASRVRDLFDTAKANRPCLVFIDEIDAVGRQRGAGLGGGHDEREQTLNQLLVEMDGFDPNTGVILLAATNRPDVLDPALLRPGRFDRRIVVDTPDVNGRRDIFKVHLKGKPLAEDVDPEVLARRTPGFTGADIANLVNEAALLAARRDKQRIEMSDFEEAIERVIAGPERRSKLISEKEREMVAFHEVGHAIVGELLPNADPVQKVTILPRGRALGYTLQLPEKDRYLLTRAQLLDEITTLLGGRAAEKIVYNEATTGANNDLERATEIARAMVCEYGMSEKLGNLTFGRRHGNPFLGRDIMEDRNYSEEIAYAIDQEVRAIIDECFRRAVDILTTNREKMDEVVRVLLQKETIEREEFLALMEGAQPAESISTWNTSPPESPDVQKEPAQPEVPPRAPVTKRLRTEPGVA; encoded by the coding sequence TTGAACCGCAGTCTGCGTAACGTATTGGTGTTTGTTTTTCTGGGCCTGGCATTCTATCTCGTCGTGCGGGGCGGTCCCTTCCGCCCGTTCGACGCACCGCAGGAAGTGAAATATAAGCGTTTGCTCGACCTGCTCGAGGAAGACCGCGTGCTTCAGGGCGAGTTCGATAAGGATACCTTCCAGTTTCAAACCGATGACGGCGCCCGTTACTACGTCGTCCTGCCAGATACGCCCGAATCACGCACCGACCTGCACCGCAAGCTCGAGCAGAAGCGGGTGAACTTCACCTTCCGTAAGTCGGTGTTCTCGGATGCCCTGCAGGGCTTGCTGCCGATGGTTCTGCCGCTGGTACTGGTGGTTTTTTTCTGGTTCCTGATTCTGCGGCAGATGCAGGCAGGCAGCAATCAGGCACTCTCCTTCGGGCGCAGCCGCGCCAAGCGGGCGTCCGAAAACGTGCCTAAGGTCACCTTCGACGACGTGGCGGGCATTGAGGAGGCAAAGGAAGAGCTTCAGGAGATTGTGGAGTTCCTGAAGAACCCGAAGAAGTTTCAGGCGCTGGGCGCGAAAATCCCCAAAGGCGTGCTGTTGCTGGGGCCGCCCGGCTGCGGCAAGACGCTGCTGGCGCGTGCCATTGCCGGCGAGGCGGGTGTGCCCTTCTTCCACATCAGCGGTTCGGACTTTGTGGAGATGTTCGTCGGGGTGGGCGCATCGCGCGTGCGCGACCTCTTCGATACCGCTAAGGCAAACCGCCCCTGTCTGGTGTTCATCGACGAAATAGACGCGGTGGGACGCCAGCGCGGCGCAGGGCTGGGCGGCGGACACGATGAACGCGAACAAACCCTGAACCAGCTGCTGGTGGAGATGGATGGCTTCGACCCCAACACGGGCGTTATCCTGCTGGCAGCTACCAACCGCCCGGACGTGCTGGACCCCGCGCTGTTGCGACCGGGGCGATTTGACCGGCGCATCGTGGTGGATACGCCTGACGTGAACGGACGGCGCGACATCTTCAAGGTGCATCTGAAAGGGAAGCCTCTGGCGGAGGACGTAGACCCTGAAGTGCTGGCACGGCGCACCCCCGGCTTCACCGGCGCGGACATCGCCAACCTCGTGAACGAAGCCGCCCTGCTGGCGGCACGGCGCGATAAACAGCGCATCGAGATGTCCGATTTCGAAGAAGCTATCGAGCGAGTCATAGCTGGCCCGGAACGGCGCAGCAAGCTCATCAGCGAGAAGGAGCGGGAAATGGTGGCATTTCACGAGGTCGGGCACGCCATCGTGGGCGAGCTTCTGCCCAATGCCGACCCCGTGCAGAAGGTCACCATCCTGCCGCGAGGTCGTGCGCTGGGATACACTCTGCAACTGCCGGAGAAAGACCGTTACCTGCTGACGCGAGCGCAGCTGCTGGATGAGATTACCACGCTACTGGGTGGGCGCGCCGCAGAGAAAATCGTCTACAACGAGGCAACCACAGGCGCAAATAACGACCTCGAGCGCGCGACGGAAATCGCCCGGGCAATGGTGTGCGAGTACGGCATGAGCGAGAAGCTGGGCAACCTCACCTTCGGTAGAAGGCACGGCAACCCCTTCCTGGGGCGCGACATCATGGAAGACCGCAACTACAGCGAAGAGATTGCCTACGCGATTGACCAGGAGGTGCGTGCCATTATCGATGAGTGCTTCCGCCGTGCCGTAGACATCCTCACGACCAACCGCGAGAAGATGGATGAGGTCGTGAGAGTGCTTCTGCAGAAAGAGACTATCGAGCGGGAAGAGTTCCTGGCGCTGATGGAGGGGGCGCAACCGGCCGAGTCCATCAGCACATGGAACACCTCGCCTCCCGAAAGCCCGGATGTGCAGAAGGAGCCTGCGCAGCCGGAGGTACCTCCTCGTGCGCCGGTAACCAAGCGGTTGCGCACAGAACCGGGCGTGGCATAG